One Mytilus trossulus isolate FHL-02 chromosome 5, PNRI_Mtr1.1.1.hap1, whole genome shotgun sequence DNA segment encodes these proteins:
- the LOC134718719 gene encoding collagen alpha-1(I) chain-like: protein MKKFMKDVVDKFTNVGPKGTQFGAVCFAQAARKHFYLNTYDTCAKVKTGIDGILPISGFATRTGLGIQFVSKNMFKTVNGGGRTGVRKLVIVLTDGKGSGTPTSQAAAAELKATHSATIVAIGVGSSINLDELKQIASQESFVFTTDDFAKLSTILDVVVASACQGCTGGSSGPRGPRGLPGDRGVRGDNGRVGDPGMPGDKGMKGTAGSKGMTGDKGAPGKPGNNGQQGEPGPDGPAGYKGEPGDQGTPGKNGAQGNQGPRGSPGIKGKMGEKGMTGDMGPKGNRGPDGEKGLQGNRGEQGDAGKQGETGGEGPPGPDGDKGMKGDKGADGSKGEKGDDGDTGKTGEQGDKGDKGEKGATGEKGEKGIQGEQGETGTAGDKGSKGETGSQGERGNTGAKGAKGEKGEQGMKGQKGNQGADGMIGKKGMKGEKGDKGEKGLIGERGNKGSDGMVGDKGPRGVQGMVGEQGKQGSVGDKGERGSKGETGLKGETGNKGATGQEGSKGMQGDAGEQGEKGVQGVKGENGDKGQAGSTGKTGDKGAQGDKGMKGDKGGQGSQGVQGDKGDKGMTGNKGTDGNPGPQGLTGMPGDKGQSGDKGTTGNAGNPGNQGPIGETGPRGSKGETGPIGPKGTQGQKGEKGLKGDIGDKGEKGDKGNAGSDGMTGSPGIQGLTGLQGPEGMKGERGTKGPRGVKGDDGMKGPTGDQGPVGEKGKTGDKGVTGEDGAQGHKGPVGDVGVQGLQGDKGAPGNQGVHGDPGKRGDQGMKGGKGDTGLPGIQGQQGAIGDKGKTGETGDKGITGDDGIAGSEGPKGEKGNKGATGVKGVRGDVGPQGLPGKAGKKGMDGKQGPDGKQGPQGDKGIIGEQGPQGPKGNKGAKGDDGPHGEQGIRGPQGPAGDKGDKGEQGMKGPQGNPGTNGKNGAQGNKGEKGILGDQGAPGNQGPVGKPGAQGNKGMRGDKGDTGDKGDKGLQGDKGLIGNKGATGDKGDQGAKGQQGDAGKQGNYGATGEKGDKGMQGEKGTKGETGNKGTTGNKGLKGEKGDKGADGDKGAQGMKGLDGDKGLTGTQGDKGARGDKGMQGKQGEQGVKGDKGESGKDGKDGMTGDKGAKGDNGDKGHIGEKGNKGEHGENGEKGDKGEQGHKGAHGKNGNDGAKGDKGDKGDKGEIGDKGIKGQHGEKGDKGIKGAVGDQGERGDKGAAGDKGEKGDKGQKGDVGNKGFKGDQGAPGNKGPTGERGLMGFIKVIWSGYGWTMKPFVKGYPPTSYRPVGKTVQATAEGLAGIKTQINNFIAKGIPGVPPNGSKTGGATSGGTSAAYPHHIETKVVAKAY, encoded by the exons ATGAAAAAGTTTATGAAGGATGTTGTCGATAAATTTACTAATGTAGGACCAAAAGGAACACAGTTTGGTGCCGTTTGCTTTGCACAGGCCGCCCGGAAACATTTCTATCTAAATACATACGATACTTGTGCTAAAGTTAAGACTGGTATAGACGGTATCTTACCTATAAGTGGTTTTGCTACAAGAACTGGACTTGGAATTCAg tttgtatcgaaaaatatgttcaaaacaGTAAATGGTGGAGGACGTACAGGAGTTAGAAAACTGGTTATCGTTCTTACTGATGGGAAAGGATCTGGTACCCCTACATCACAGGCAGCAGCTGCTGAACTCAAGGCCACTCACAGCGCCACCATTGTCGCTATTGGAGTTGGATCAAGCATCAACTTGGACGAGCTTAAGCAGATAGCTTCACAGGAGAGCTTTGTTTTTACTACAGATGATTTTGCGAAATTGTCAACGATTTTAGATGTCGTTGTTGCATCAGCTTGTCAAG GTTGTACTGGTGGATCATCAGGACCACGAGGTCCAAGGGGACTACCTGGGGATAGAGGAGTTCGTGGTGATAATGGACGAGTTGGTGACCCAGGCATGCCCG GTGACAAGGGAATGAAAGGTACTGCTGGCAGTAAGGGAATGACTGGTGACAAGGGAGCACCCGGAAAACCTGGAAATAATGGGCAACAAGGCGAACCTGGCCCTGATGGCCCAGCTGGATATAAAGGGGAACCTGGAGATCAAGGGACACCGGGAAAAAATGGCGCACAag GAAATCAAGGACCACGTGGGTCACCAGGGATTAAAGGCAAAATGGGAGAAAAGGGAATGACAGGAGATATGGGACCAAAAGGTAATAGAGGTCCCGATGGAGAAAAAGGACTACAAGGAAATAGAGGAGAACAGGGAGATGCTGGAAAGCAAGGAGAAACGGGCGGGGAAGGACCACCAGGCCCTGACGGGGATAAAGGTATGAAAGGAGATAAAGGCGCAGATGGCTCGAAAGGAGAAAAGGGAGACGATGGAGATACAGGCAAGACAGGAGAACAAGGAGATAAAGGCGATAAAGGAGAAAAGGGAGCCACTGGAGAAAAAGGAGAAAAAGGAATTCAAG GTGAACAGGGTGAAACGGGTACAGCAGGCGACAAAGGAAGCAAAGGCGAAACTGGTTCCCAAGGAGAACGAGGCAATACAGGAGCTAAAGGTGCTAAGGGAGAAAAGGGTGAACAGGGAATGAAAGGACAGAAAGGTAACCAAGGAGCTGACGGAATGATTGGTAAAAAGGGAATGAAAGGAGAAAAGGGAGATAAAGGAGAGAAAGGACTTATAGGAGAGAGAGGAAACAAAGGATCAGATGGAATGGTTGGAGACAAAGGACCACGGGGAGTACAAGGAATGGTAGGAGAACAAGGAAAACAGGGATCAGTTGGTGACAAAGGAGAAAGGGGAAGCAAAG gTGAAACTGGATTGAAAGGAGAAACAGGTAACAAAGGTGCGACGGGTCAAGAAGGTTCAAAGGGTATGCAAGGCGACGCAGGTGAACAAGGTGAAAAAGGAGTTCAAGGTGTAAAAGGAGAAAACGGCGACAAAGGACAGGCTGGTTCTACTGGTAAAACGGGTGACAAAGGAGCACAAGGAGACAAAGGCATGAAAGGTGACAAGGGAGGTCAAGGTTCTCAAGGAGTTCAAGGTGACAAAGGGGACAAAGGAATGACAGGTAACAAAGGCACTGACGGAAATCCAGGACCACAAGGTTTAACAGGTATGCCAGGAGACAAAGGACAATCCGGCGATAAAGGAACCACAGGAAACGCGGGAAATCCAGGTAACCAAGGACCTATTGGTGAAACTGGACCGAGAGGATCGAAGGGGGAAACTGGACCAATAGGACCGAAAGGAACCCAAG GTCAGAAAGGTGAAAAGGGTTTGAAAGGAGACATTGGCGACAAAGGCGAAAAAGGCGACAAAGGAAATGCAGGATCTGATGGAATGAcag GTTCTCCTGGAATCCAAGGCCTTACTGGCCTACAAGGCCCAGAAGGTATGAAAGGAGAACGTGGCACGAAGGGCCCGAGAGGTGTCAAAGGAGATGATGGTATGAAAGGACCAACTGGAGACCAGGGACCAGTAGGTGAGAAGGGCAAGACAGGAGATAAAGGAGTAACAGGTGAAGATGGAGCCCAAGGACACAAGGGACCAGTCGGAGACGTTGGAGTACAGGGACTACAGGGAGACAAAGGAGCCCCTG GTAATCAAGGAGTTCACGGAGATCCAg GCAAGAGGGGCGACCAAGGAATGAAGGGTGGAAAAGGAGATACTGGACTACCAGGTATACAAGGACAACAGGGAGCGATTGGAGACAAAg GCAAGACTGGCGAAACCGGTGACAAAGGCATAACGGGTGATGATGGAATAGCAGGTAGCGAGGGTCCAAAGGGAGAAAAGGGTAATAAAGGAGCAACTGGGGTTAAAGGAGTTAGAGGTGATGTCGGGCCACAAGGCCTTCCAGGAAAAGCTGGCAAAAAAGGCATGGACGGTAAACAAGGGCCTGATGGCAAGCAGGGACCACAAGGAGACAAAG GGATCATTGGAGAACAAGGACCTCAAGGTCCAAAAGGTAACAAAGGGGCTAAAGGAGATGATGGACCACACGGAGAACAAGGAATTCGAGGTCCACAAGGTCCAGCAGGAGACAAAGGAGATAAAG GTGAACAAGGTATGAAAGGCCCACAGGGCAATCCAGGTACAAATGGAAAGAATGGTGCACAGGGCAACAAAGGCGAGAAGGGCATACTTGGCGACCAAGGCGCTCCTGGAAACCAAGGCCCAGTAGGCAAACCTGGTGCTCAAGGAAATAAGGGTATGCGAGGGGATAAGGGTGACACTGGCGACAAAGGAGACAAGGGATTACAAGGTGACAAAGGTCTAATTGGAAACAAAGGTGCCACCGGTGATAAGGGTGATCAGGGCGCTAAGGGACAGCAGGGAGATGCGGGTAAACAAGGCAATTATGGAGCCACAGGAGAAAAGGGAGACAAGGGAATGCAGGGAGAAAAAGGAACGAAAGGAGAAACCGGAAATAAGGGGACAACCGGAAACAAAGGATTGAAAGGAGAAAAAGGCGACAAAGGAGCAGATGGAGACAAAGGGGCACAGGGAATGAAAGGCCTGGATGGTGATAAAGGACTTACAGGCACACAAGGAGACAAAGGAGCTAGGGGCGACAAAGGAATGCAAGGAAAACAAGGAGAGCAGGGTGTCAAGGGAGATAAGG GTGAATCTGGAAAGGATGGTAAAGATGGCATGACGGGAGACAAAGGCGCAAAGGGAGATAATGGAGACAAGGGACACATTGGAGAAAAGGGAAACAAAGGAGAACACGGAGAGAATGGAGAAAAGGGAGACAAGGGTGAACAAGGTCACAAAGGAGCACATGGAAAGAATG GTAATGATGGTGCAAAAGGAGACAAGGGCGACAAAGGTGACAAGGGTGAAATTGGAGACAAAGGAATAAAAGGTCAACATGGTGAAAAGGGTGACAAAGGAATCAAAGGAGCTGTCGGAGATCAAGGCGAGCGTGGCGACAAGGGTGCCGCGGGAGACAAAGGAGAAAAAGGTGACAAAGGACAAAAAGGAGATGTAGGAAACAAAGGATTCAAGGGAGACCAGGGTGCACCTGGAAACAAAGGACCGACGGGAGAAAGAGGTCTTATGG GTTTCATAAAAGTTATATGGTCTGGTTATGGATGGACAATGAAACCATTCG TGAAAGGATACCCTCCAACATCATACAGACCTGTAGGAAAGACTGTGCAG GCAACCGCTGAAGGACTCGCTGGTATTAAGACACAGATCAACAATTTCATTGCTAAAGGTATTCCGGGAGTCCCACCAAACGGGTCCAAAACAGGAGGAGCAACTTCAGGAGGAACCAGTGCCGCTTACCCCCATCATATTGAGACAAAAGTTGTAGCCAAAGCATACTAA